In the Pectinatus sottacetonis genome, TGTCCAATGTCAATACTGCTCAGCAGTTTAGTGATATGATCGTTACACAGCGTGGTTTCCAGGCAAATTCAAAAATAATTACTGTTTCTGATGAAATGTTAGAAACATTAGTTAATATGAAACGCTGATATTAGATAATCAAATATAGGCGGGGAGAGTTTGTTCTCCCCTTGCCTTTTGTTCTTATATGTTTTAATATATTTTAATGGAATACAAATCTATCCTTATAATGGAGTATTGATATGATAAAACTTACAAAATTTAATTCGGATTCAAATAAAAAAGGGGAATTTATCCTCAATGCGGAAATAATAGAAACTATAGAACAAACCCCAGATACAGTGATTACCTTATTAAATGGTAAAAAATTAATTGTAGATGAAAGAATGGATGAAGTGGTACGTCGTGTTATGACATATCGTCGGGCATTACACAAATATTGAATTATGAAAATAATACGGTATTTCGATACTGTCTTTTATATAGAGAGCTGCATTCAAGGAAGGTGTGGATAAAATGGCGGAAGAGGAAGTCGCAAATGTCGATGGAAAAGGTACTAAAAAGAAAAAGCCTGTAGTTTTAATTTTAGTTATGGTTCTTATTGGATTAGCTTTGGCAGGCGGCATTTCATATTTTGTTACTACCAAAATAGTAAGTAAGTCTCATGTTAGTGCGCCGATAAAAAGAGAACCTGGAATTTTTGTAAAAGTAGGCGATCCCAAGGACAATAGTATGGTGGTCAATGTGGGTGGTGTAAAATCAGGGCGTTATCTAAAAATAGGTATTGTTCTGGAGATGAATCCTGCTGATGAAATTAATTTTAAGGATGGCAAAATGACGGAACCGGCAAAAGCAAAGGTGCTTGATGCAATATTGAGAACTTTGCGTGGTCAGCAGCTGGATCAATTTGATGCTGCAAATGAAGGCAAACTAAAAGAGGCAATGAAAAAGGAAATAAACGCTTCTATTGGTGAAAGCTCTGTGTACAATGTATATATAACAAGTTTCGTTTTACAATAAATTGCATTTATTGCTAATTAGTTTTTAGTATAATAAATATAAGAATATTAGTGAAAGGAGAATGGAGATTGCCAGAAGATGTCTTATCGCAGGCAGAGATTGATAAATTGTTATCAGCTATTTCAACAGGTGTTGTTTCAGCCGATGAAGTTAAAGCTGATGAGCAGAAAAAGATTAAAATATATGACTTCAAGCGACCGGATAAATTTTCCAAAGATCAAATTCGGACAATGTTTATGTTACACGAGAATTTTGCTCGTATTCTGAATACGTATCTTTCTACACATTTACGTGTATTGGTAAAAATAGAAGTTGCTTCTGTCGATCAGCTCACTTATGAAGAATTTATACGTTCCTTGCCGAATCCAAGTGTCATCAGCATATTATCTCTATCTTCACTAAAGGGTAATATCATCTTTGAAATGGATACAAATATAGTTTTTGCCATCATTGATCGTCTTTTTGGTGGTACAGGCGATGAAAGTAAATTAAAAACCAGGACATTGACAGATATAGAAGAAACTGTTGTAAAAAGAATGATGGGCAAAATAATGGACAGTTTAAAAGAAGCATGGCATGATGTGGAAGATTTTGACATTAATCTTGAAAGCATGGAATCTAATCCACAATTTACACAAATTGTTCCTTCAGGTGATATGGTAGTTATTATTACCCTTCAAATAAAAATAGGCAGTGTTGAGGGAATGATTAATATTTGTATTCCTTATATTGTCATAGAGCCTATTGTACCTAAATTGACTACTACCTTTTGGGTTTCATCTTCGACTGGACGGCAGGAACATCCTG is a window encoding:
- a CDS encoding flagellar FlbD family protein, whose amino-acid sequence is MIKLTKFNSDSNKKGEFILNAEIIETIEQTPDTVITLLNGKKLIVDERMDEVVRRVMTYRRALHKY
- a CDS encoding flagellar basal body-associated FliL family protein, whose protein sequence is MAEEEVANVDGKGTKKKKPVVLILVMVLIGLALAGGISYFVTTKIVSKSHVSAPIKREPGIFVKVGDPKDNSMVVNVGGVKSGRYLKIGIVLEMNPADEINFKDGKMTEPAKAKVLDAILRTLRGQQLDQFDAANEGKLKEAMKKEINASIGESSVYNVYITSFVLQ
- the fliM gene encoding flagellar motor switch protein FliM; the encoded protein is MPEDVLSQAEIDKLLSAISTGVVSADEVKADEQKKIKIYDFKRPDKFSKDQIRTMFMLHENFARILNTYLSTHLRVLVKIEVASVDQLTYEEFIRSLPNPSVISILSLSSLKGNIIFEMDTNIVFAIIDRLFGGTGDESKLKTRTLTDIEETVVKRMMGKIMDSLKEAWHDVEDFDINLESMESNPQFTQIVPSGDMVVIITLQIKIGSVEGMINICIPYIVIEPIVPKLTTTFWVSSSTGRQEHPEEIKALKKRLRKAKIPVSIELGRVSITVNDFLSLSMGDVLRLDSKVNDDLMVIVGAKPKFYCRPGTIGKRSAVQITKVIEQEEEEEEKKDG